One region of Podospora bellae-mahoneyi strain CBS 112042 chromosome 1 map unlocalized CBS112042p_1.2, whole genome shotgun sequence genomic DNA includes:
- a CDS encoding uncharacterized protein (EggNog:ENOG503NU6B; CAZy:AA3; COG:E) — MPRSSQDLKEASTCPEVRVVHVFRRAFNFSPIMRSQLLSLTVWLLAHKVVGAALGKAPEFATVVTPRTVLANSYDFIIAGGGISGLTVADRLSEDPSVNVLVIEAGIFDQDEDNILIPGQFFTPFPFQYMYLPLPSVPQTALNNRSFNVPAGKVVGGGSVLNAMVYVRPGAEELDAWELLGAKGWKWDDLLPYYKKSENFTAPDPAYAAAANFSFDPSVHGTTGPVQASFPSFHFEGSGIWFEAAISSGLRAGGDPHAGDGSGVVYVPSVTSGTTRTRSHARLNHFTRVQPRSNYHILAGHTVAKVLFDNTKKVTGVEYLPTGGGERLTAQATKEVLLAGGAVHTPQILQLSGIGPKKVLNKFNIPIMVELPGVGANFHDQPSIIIPYNGTCVPLSLPCYLSANLNLAVTNNISPNVGTLNSDPVYDAEQRALYDATRQGPYQLTRGLSTNLALPPLCNATSDCKSIVSAARRTNPFRYLPDDTHATVKAGYALQREIILRQLEGPKTPVSMIHWDTANSVRMYFFKPLSRGTVQINSTNPLEWPLIDFRTNVDPIDEDLIVASFLKNRHIMSQPSMAALNPLEAAPFSNDFTDKNILKQILRGVTEPSSAHQCCTAAMMPRLLGGVVNSKMKVYGVRGLRVIDTSYWPIVLTAAPTATTYASGEKIADAIKAEYGLQSL, encoded by the exons ATGCCGAGAAGCTCTCAGGACTTAAAAGAGGCCTCTACGTGCCCAGAAGTCAGAGTGGTTCATGTGTTTCGCCGCGCCTTTAATTTCTCTCCAATAATGAGGTCGCAGTTGCTCTCTCTTACTGTTTGGTTGCTCGCTCACAAAGTTGTTGGGGCTGCTCTAGGGAAAGCTCCGGAATTTGCGACCGTCGTCACGCCCAGAACTGTTCTGGCGAATAGCTATGATTTCATCATTGCTGGCGGGGGGATATCTGGGCTAACTGTTGCTGATAGACTGTCAGAGGACCCATCAG TCAATGTCTTGGTTATCGAGGCCGGCATTTTCGATCAGGATGAAGACAACATCTTGATTCCAGGACAGTTTTTCACCCCGTTCCCATTCCAGTACATGTATCTTCCGTTGCCCAGCGTTCCACAGACGGCTTTGAACAACAGGTCATTCAATGTGCCGGCTGggaaggtggttggtggtggctcgGTCCTCAATGCTATGGTGTATGTGAGACCTGGAGCAGAGGAGCTTGATGCATGGGAGCTTCTGGGCGCAAAAGGATGGAAATGGGACGATTTGCTTCCTTATTACAAGAAG AGCGAAAATTTCACCGCTCCAGATCCTGCATATGCAGCTGCTGCGAACTTTTCATTTGATCCCTCTGTTCATGGGACAACCGGGCCAGTGCAGGCTTCATTTCCGAGCTTCCACTTTGAAGGAAGTG GCATTTGGTTTGAGGCCGCAATATCATCAGGCCTTCGTGCTGGCGGTGATCCACATGCTGGTGATGGCTCAGGCGTAGTCTATGTCCCCTCCGTTACCTCTGGGACCACGAGAACTAGAAGCCATGCTCGACTGAACCATTTCACACGTGTCCAGCCGAGATCAAACTACCACATCCTAGCCGGGCATACCGTTGCGAAAGTGCTGTTCGATAACACCAAGAAGGTGACTGGGGTTGAATATCTACCAACTGGAGGCGGGGAGCGTCTTACAGCTCAAGCCACAAAGGAGGTTCTCCTTGCGGGAGGCGCCGTGCATACACCTCAGATCCTGCAGCTTTCCGGAATTGGTCCCAAGAAGGTTTTGAACAAGTTCAATATCCCAATCATGGTCGAGCTTCCCGGCGTAGGAGCCAACTTTCATGACCAACCTAGCATCATCATTCCATACAATGGCACGTGTGTACCTCTCAGTTTACCTTGTTACTTGAGTGCTAACTTGAACCTGGcagtcaccaacaacatctCGCCAAACGTGGGAACCCTAAACTCGGATCCAGTCTACGACGCTGAGCAGCGAGCTCTTTACGATGCAACTCGCCAAGGTCCTTACCAGCTTACTCGTGGTCTCAGCACCAACCTTGCGCTCCCTCCCCTCTGCAACGCAACTTCTGATTGCAAATCGATCGTCTCTGCGGCCCGCAGAACCAACCCCTTTCGATACCTTCCTGATGATACTCACGCCACCGTCAAAGCAGGCTACGCTCTTCAACGCGAAATCATTCTTCGCCAACTGGAAGGCCCCAAGACTCCCGTGTCGATGATTCATTGGGATACCGCAAACTCCGTCAGGATGTACTTCTTCAAGCCTCTGAGCAGGGGGACTGTTCAGATCAACTCTACCAATCCACTCGAGTGGCCACTGATTGACTTTCGCACAAACGTTGATCCCATTGACGAGGATTTGATTGTGGCCTCGTTCCTCAAAAACAGACACATCATGTCTCAGCCCAGCATGGCTGCGTTGAATCCCCTTGAGGCCGCACCGTTTAGCAACGACTTCACTGATAAGAATATCCTCAAGCAAATACTGAGAGGGGTCACTGAGCCGTCGAGTGCCCATCAGTGTTGCACAGCAGCCATGATGCCGAGACTACTGGGCGGCGTGGTGAACTCCAAAATGAAGGTGTATGGCGTCAGGGGCTTGAGAGTGATTGATACGAGCTACTGGCCTATTGTCTTGACTGCTGCACCTACAGCCACGACTTATGCTTCCGGCGAGAAG ATTGCGGATGCTATCAAGGCGGAATATGGGCTACAGAGTCTCTAA
- a CDS encoding uncharacterized protein (EggNog:ENOG503P6EK; COG:S), giving the protein MAVENTTWRNNVWLVWFYIVFPITVLIDLQEVIYPSSLLVPADAPLHFAYKAKQDYIAKFNDPIVQWSPETASGHDSWMGLFIHFEFFFLLPVMIYAMYKMGIRQKGTSGPDELLFFVYALYNALTTAVCIHDTFYWDKTIWADESQLWTLRSAYYAPFVFIPLLGAFDMGSRILSRFKAADAAAESKKAE; this is encoded by the exons ATGGCAGTCGAGAATACGACATGGCGAAACAACGTCTGGCTAGTGTGGTTTTACATCGTGTTTCCCATCACTGTCT TAATCGATCTCCAAGAGGTCATCTACCCATCCTCTCTCCTCGTCCCAGCTGACGCGCCTCTGCACTTCGCCTACAAAGCCAAACAAGACTACATCGCCAAGTTCAACGACCCCATTGTACAATGGTCGCCCGAAACAGCCTCCGGTCATGACAGCTGGATGGGGCTTTTTATACACTTCgagttcttttttcttctccccgTCATGATCTACGCCATGTACAAGATGGGGATCAGGCAGAAGGGAACGAGCGGCCCCGACGAGCTACTCTTCTTTGTGTATGCGCTTTACAATGCACTCACCACAGCGGTCTGCATTCACGATACATTTTATTGGGACAAGACTATCTGGGCGGACGAGAGTCAGCTGTGGACGCTGAGATCAGCGTACTATGCGCCGTTTGTGTTCATCC CTCTCCTCGGGGCGTTTGACATGGGTTCACGCATTCTATCCCGGTTCAAGGCGGCGGATGCGGCGGCAGAATCGAAGAAGGCCGAGTGA
- a CDS encoding uncharacterized protein (EggNog:ENOG503P74V), whose amino-acid sequence MCYQLLERYSSCGCLYYRHQVDKCGAHGRAGHIVQHRTILVGNACADHTSHFEDYGKYGSATPAQKSVKLGYSKQVKESDETGLDQSIQPSIASPIRVVATSLNPESVAKRPGIFDDLAWIETPVHYDWEDSDAESRVSDPDSIISVPSTVSSVDPDAIETIFHRLLHFQDLQFLWSHTVQLSGSRLKSNHNIARFLELYAIDLLNLALNTKDRPEKRVKLDAARFVRRSRRDIARRITEAHCKTWTADSAAANNDIIEDQEIGENIGARRDYDQGDSGPEDEPFDLVTAVAEVFLFETDPVLHLQSNVKAFVNRQCPKVVQQSFWEFMITKASNMVSKLRQKPLEDGKTRITWTCKCGRNLYDDFTEIVPGAVKQLEAELRYQNTKQPELEYDNLDAQNTPRSHPNSFARVLFQMWTGTTQIFRKFQYPLLPEHKSSRGNMSLELGNPCAQLSQQAPYTTHLFLLLCVPFLRFATRLAQPEVCQINSDQELFQLLRRQYLKARSVKRWLWGQLRRVQAIEFVKLELYSTRELVDICHSPSLPHGTDPYVYNPQPAEHIPPIGANHLMHLFSHPSHAEPLPILFRRVPKKVDNPLKPCPIKGVGLGWGLYLQEGMNWPAMLLYGCIGFGLSLSTAVVWATLVNQGDVQGGFAIGGFMVAFLGFAGGVMAHMNGGNGL is encoded by the exons TAGTTGCGGCTGCCTCTACTATCGACACCAGGTTGACAAATGTGGTGCGCATGGCAGAGCAGGACATATTGTTCAACATCGTACGATCCTGGTTGGTAACGCATGTGCAGACCACACCAGTCACTTCGAAGACTACGGCAAATACGGCTCTGCTACACCTGCACAAAAAAGCGTTAAGCTTGGGTACTCGAAGCAAGTGAAGGAATCGGATGAGACTGGTTTGGACCAGAGCATCCAGCCCTCCATCGCGAGCCCCATCCGCGTTGTGGCTACGTCCTTGAACCCTGAGTCAGTGGCAAAGCGTCCTGGGATATTTGACGACCTTGCCTGGATTGAAACACCAGTCCACTACGACTGGGAAGATTCAGATGCCGAATCAAGAGTCTCTGATCCGGATAGCATCATCTCCGTGCCATCTACCGTGAGCTCCGTCGACCCGGACGCAATTGAGACCATCTttcaccgcctccttcatTTTCAAGACCTTCAATTCCTGTGGTCACACACGGTGCAACTGTCGGGCTCTCGTTTGAAAAGCAACCACAACATAGCCCGGTTTCTCGAGCTGTATGCTATCGACCTTTTGAATCTGGCCTTGAACACAAAAGATCGACCAGAGAAGCGAGTGAAGCTGGATGCCGCTAGATTCGTCAGAAGATCTCGGAGGGATATCGCTCGGAGAATTACCGAGGCTCATTGCAAGACATGGACAGCCGACAGTGCTGCTGCAAATAATGACATCATTGAAGATCAAGAAATCGGTGAGAATATCGGTGCAAGGCGAGATTATGACCAAGGTGATAGCGGGCCCGAAGATGAACCCTTCGACTTGGTCACTGCTGTTGCCGAGGTATTTTTGTTCGAAACCGACCCAGTTCTGCACTTGCAGTCCAATGTTAAAGCATTTGTCAACCGACAGTGTCCGAAGGTCGTCCAACAAAGCTTCTGGGAATTTATGATTACCAAGGCAAGCAACATGGTGTCAAAATTAAGGCAAAAGCCTCTGGAAGACGGGAAGACGAGAATAACATGGACCTGT AAATGCGGGAGGAACCTTTACGATGATTTTACTGAAATCGTGCCTGGGGCAGTCAAACAGCTTGAAGCCGAATTACGAtaccaaaacaccaaacagcCTGAACTGGAGTATGATAACCTAGATGCTCAAAATACCCCGAGAAGCCACCCAAATTCATTTGCCAGGGTACTGTTTCAGATGTGGACTGGGACAACACAGATCTTTCGCAAATTTCAGTACCCTCTTTTACCAGAGCACAAGTCTTCGCGTGGAAACATGAGCCTCGAACTCGGCAATCCCTGCGCGCAGTTGTCACAGCAGGCACCCTATACTACAcacctcttccttcttctttgtgTTCCTTTTCTCCGATTTGCAACAAGACTCGCTCAACCCGAGGTTTGCCAGATCAACTCCGATCAGGAATTATTCCAACTCCTCCGGCGTCAGTATCTCAAAGCACGTTCGGTTAAAAGATGGTTATGGGGCCAGCTCAGAAGAGTACAAGCCATAGAATTTGTCAAATTAGAGCTGTATTCGACTCGAGAGCTTGTGGACATCTGCCactctccatctcttccccaCGGTACAGACCCGTATGTTTACAATCCCCAGCCGGCAGAACACATACCACCAATTGGAGCAAATCACCTCATGCATCTGTTTTCTCATCCGTCGCACGCCGAGCCTTTGCCGATTCTCTTCAGACGAGTGCCCAAAAAGGTTGACAACCCACTAAAGCCTTGTCCAATAAAAGGGGTTGGGTTAGGCTGGGGCCTGTACCTTCAAGAGGGCATGAACTGGCCGGCTATGCTTCTCTATGGCTGTATTGGGTTTGGACTCAGCCTTTCCACAGCGGTGGTTTGGGCCACACTTGTTAATCAAGGGGATGTGCAAGGAGGCTTTGCTATTGGGGGCTTTATGGTAGCATTTTTAGGGTTCGCCGGAGGCGTCATGGCGCACATGAATGGTGGGAATGGACTGTAG
- a CDS encoding uncharacterized protein (EggNog:ENOG503PEHJ; COG:S) encodes MAPSASPSHTPGPYTVVSLPSNQRRASTPKVRTGCITCKNRHVKCDERKPTCSRCEKARMECHGYLAKTDQKAARKSSSKSATIQGGPRPLQMIRPARATPFCPEKDIIYHDFFRYTLVNDLAGYLHADFWSRVVLCEGIRDSCVNHAVLAIGALSQALFVEARLDRSPARQSSGSPPSPPHSHVRWHHIYNPHYQAAVRHQNQAISLCLQRIRDDGDTMSARNLLVITLLLVGYELLQGDVEAADGLMTSGIRLLRDSITTFRDATRRNTGPTNYVNREDEDTQDMEYILPFLSGTSNLRPSPPPYYTIPSSSHECNDLPVFGKTSAVKCTFHWGNFHTRCLLFISQAMQRTFAGQPLPTNERHSLWAEQAQLWNSSRQWQQVLSDYKAAVSPEDVRTRKIMLLLLLQCYTDLICLAWCLDPAGTALDNCEPDFGQLLNIALEFSEDRESMTTNGFILSGGNVTGPLILIATKCRTSRTLRWQALEAFRKMTWRTGAWDAKVFVSVAGLVSLEEAARDEGGRIDPINRWLCTGIHSDVDSMKVMGEYTRATFDEKGDPIKKYLVLNIDGRRFLAEGEGTMDPSLTKLDPDLGCVGNTHGQLAGQITNHGLDADMGGSINGALSPASAVTGSDFDSPLPVPTEYNSNWDGLSSREDTLV; translated from the coding sequence ATGGCACCATCggcatccccctcccacacacCTGGCCCGTACACGGTCGTCTCTCTCCCGTCCAACCAAAGGCGTGCCAGTACCCCCAAGGTCCGTACCGGCTGCATCACTTGCAAGAATCGACATGTCAAGTGCGATGAGCGCAAGCCGACGTGTTCCCGCTGTGAAAAAGCACGCATGGAGTGCCATGGCTATCTCGCCAAGACGGATCAAAAAGCAGCAAGAAAGTCGTCTAGCAAGTCCGCAACTATTCAAGGAGGCCCGCGGCCGTTACAGATGATACGTCCCGCACGTGCAACGCCTTTCTGCCCCGAAAAAGACATAATCTACCATGACTTCTTCCGGTATACCCTTGTCAACGATCTTGCTGGCTATCTCCACGCCGACTTTTGGTCCCGGGTTGTGCTTTGCGAGGGTATTCGGGACAGTTGTGTCAACCACGCCGTACTTGCCATTGGCGCGCTTTCTCAGGCTCTCTTTGTTGAAGCTAGGCTTGATAGATCACCTGCTCGACAATCGTCTGGCTCGCCACCGTCCCCTCCACACTCTCATGTTCGTTGGCACCATATATACAATCCCCACTACCAGGCGGCCGTTCGCCACCAAAACCAGGCAATATCGCTGTGTTTACAACGAATACGGGACGATGGAGATACCATGTCCGCCCGAAACCTTCTTGTCATCACGTTGCTTCTCGTCGGCTACGAACTTCTTCAGGGTGACGTAGAAGCCGCCGATGGACTTATGACAAGCGGCATCCGACTGCTTCGAGACTCGATAACAACCTTTAGGGACGCAACACGCCGGAACACCGGGCCTACCAACTATGTCAACCgcgaagacgaagacacGCAAGATATGGAGTACATCCTCCCTTTTTTGAGTGGAACGTCCAACCTGCGTCCCAGCCCGCCACCCTATTACACAATCCCCAGCTCTTCTCATGAATGTAACGACCTCCCGGTCTTTGGGAAAACTAGCGCAGTGAAGTGTACTTTTCATTGGGGCAATTTTCACACACGGTGCTTGTTATTTATCTCGCAGGCTATGCAGCGTACCTTTGCTGgacaaccccttccaacaaACGAGAGACACTCCCTCTGGGCAGAACAAGCACAACTTTGGAACTCATCTCGCCAATGGCAGCAAGTGCTATCTGATTACAAAGCAGCAGTCAGCCCTGAAGACGTTCGAACTAGAAAGATAATGTTACTGCTCCTTTTACAATGCTACACAGACCTCATCTGCCTCGCTTGGTGCCTGGATCCAGCAGGCACAGCTTTGGACAACTGCGAGCCCGATTTCGGCCAGTTGCTCAACATAGCCCTCGAATTCTCTGAGGATCGAGAGTCCATGACCACGAACGGATTTATACTCTCCGGTGGAAACGTCACCGGTCCCCTGATATTGATTGCGACAAAGTGCCGAACTAGTCGGACCCTGAGGTGGCAGGCGCTCGAGGCTTTCAGAAAAATGACTTGGCGGACAGGAGCATGGGATGCCAAAGTATTTGTGTCTGTGGCTGGTTTGGTAtcgctggaggaggcggctcGGGATGAGGGAGGTCGAATAGATCCCATCAACAGGTGGCTATGTACCGGTATACACTCGGATGTGGATAGCATGAAGGTTATGGGGGAGTATACAAGAGCAACATTTGATGAGAAGGGTGATCCGATAAAGAAATATTTGGTCTTGAATATAGATGGACGGCGGTTCCtagctgagggggagggaacTATGGACCCGAGTTTGACAAAGCTTGATCCTGATCTAGGATGTGTTGGAAATACTCATGGACAACTGGCAGGTCAAATTACGAATCATGGTCTCGACGCTGATATGGGTGGCAGCATAAACGGGGCACTGTCGCCAGCTTCAGCGGTTACGGGGTCGGATTTTGATTCACCCTTACCTGTACCCACAGAGTATAACTCAAATTGGGATGGTCTGTCAAGCCGGGAGGATACCTTGGTGTAG
- a CDS encoding uncharacterized protein (EggNog:ENOG503Q3AJ; COG:S): protein MAEGARRITTHDDARPTTWGVGTTGVAGPDKQDGKAVGTVYIGIASPTGSKAFGPFNFPGTKERIREATVMKALARLREELTKARHA from the coding sequence ATGGCAGAAGGTGCGCGCAGGATAACAACACATGACGACGCTCGTCCCACGACGTGGGGAGTTGGCACTACTGGCGTTGCTGGACCTGATAAGCAAGATGGGAAGGCAGTTGGGACGGTCTACATCGGCATTGCCAGCCCCACTGGTAGCAAGGCGTTTGGTCCGTTCAACTTTCCAGGgacaaaagaaagaatacGGGAGGCAACAGTCATGAAGGCACTCGCAAGGTTGCGAGAAGAGTTGACGAAGGCGAGACACGCATGA
- a CDS encoding uncharacterized protein (CAZy:CE1; COG:O; EggNog:ENOG503NYZ8), with amino-acid sequence MGSFFPTSAGKGRRLAIMQFSTIALLALSCVTPVLGARSPGCGKTPTIRNGQYTTTVNGKQREYIVRLPDNYDRNFAYRLVFTFHALGGNAQQIANGGGGTLAWYGLPPLMTGNNSAIFISPNGLNQGWANTGGEDITFVDNMVRTIENDLCVEQSLRFATGFSYGGAMSYSWACSRPDQVRAISVLSSAVLSGCNGGTQPVAYYHQHGTRDSVLSISMGRQMRDRFVQNNGCTPLNPEPQPNGGRSTKTEYRNCLPGKPVTWVIFDGDHNPSQQDQGSNTPFAPGNTWEFWRQFQADGSSNPSPEPTSNPGNPQTTLITTSRAPEPTTGPAPGPTAPRWGQCGGQGWNGPTICVSGTTCTKLNDYYHQCL; translated from the exons ATGGGTAGCTTCTTTCCCACATCGGCTGGCAAGGGA cGACGTCTAGCCATCATGCAGTTCTCAACTATTGCGCTTTTGGCGCTTTCCTGCGTCACTCCGGTCTTGGGCGCACGCTCTCCTGGTTGTGGCAAGACACCAACCATTCGCAATGGTCAATACACGACAACCGTGAACGGCAAACAAAGAGAATATATTGTCCGCCTCCCTGACAACTATGACCGCAACTTTGCGTACCGCCTTGTCTTTACCTTCCATGCTCTTGGAGGAAACGCTCAACAGATCGCCAACGGAGGGGGCGGTACCCTTGCCTGGTACGGTCTTCCCCCCTTGATGACAGGCAACAACAgtgccatcttcatctcGCCCAATGGTCTCAACCAAGGTTGGGCCAACACCGGTGGCGAAGATATCACTTTTGTCGACAATATGGTGCGCACTATCGAGAATGATCTCTGCGTTGAGCAGTCTCTGCGCTTCGCCACCGGCTTCAGCTACGGTGGTGCCATGTCCTACTCTTGGGCCTGCTCTCGTCCTGACCAGGTCCGAGCCATCTCGGTTCTTTCCAGCGCTGTTCTCAGTGGCTGCAACGGAGGCACTCAGCCTGTGGCCTACTACCACCAGCACGGTACCCGCGACTCGGTCCTGAGCATCTCCATGGGCCGCCAAATGCGTGACCGATTTGTCCAAAACAACGGCTGCACCCCTCTTAATCCCGAGCCTCAGCCCAACGGAGGCCGCTCCACCAAGACCGAGTACCGCAACTGTCTCCCTGGCAAGCCCGTTACCTGGGTTATCTTTGACGGAGACCATAACCCGTCTCAGCAAGACCAGGGAAGCAACACCCCCTTCGCCCCTGGTAACACATGGGAGTTCTGGAGACAGTTCCAGGCCGATGGGAGCAGCAACCCCAGCCCCGAACCTACCTCCAATCCCGGCAATCCCCAGACCACCTTGATTACCACCTCTCGCGCTCCTGAGCCCACAACCGGACCGGCGCCCGGCCCTACTGCTCCTCGCTGGGGACAGTGCGGTGGGCAAGGGTGGAACGGTCCCACCATCTGTGTCTCAGGAACCACTTGCACAAAGTTGAACGATTACTATCATCAATGCCTTTAG
- a CDS encoding uncharacterized protein (EggNog:ENOG503P529): MILRPWLRLPSLALTASFFGHVAIASSASHHELSLPSYHYGAPIRVECMNRSSETGEHVSLPDSPTHEIQWIPFPICNETSSPLEFRYGIEEEKNCTIPMISDPFFHLLEFYVHADAPLACRLPARPPPHIEVVGQRQPEQEYIPLVFALAGTLQLSHMHISTHMNVLLHSTPKQHVHPHDSGVLDSATAYSTSPLTHMEGGDTVRLVIGDPLPFKFSVRWFPTPALPKTEGRVEWQGMGGHIYASTVFYSLLSFGAGVVVAGAYFFGVILPQRLKGRTLGGATPLGYGVGVGNGWGYSGGGQKRAID; the protein is encoded by the exons ATGATACTGCGACCGTGGCTTCGACTGCCATCGCTGGCTTTGACAGCTTCCTTTTTCGGCCATGTTGCCATTGCTTCCAGCGCAAGCCACCACGAACTCTCGCTGCCATCTTACCACTATGGTGCCCCCATTCGGGTTGAGTGTATGAATCGCAGCTC AGAAACGGGCGAACACGTATCCCTCCCCGACTCCCCAACCCACGAAATCCAATGGATCCCTTTCCCGATCTGCAACGAGACGTCCTCACCGTTAGAATTCCGGTACGGAatcgaagaagaaaaaaattgCACAATCCCCATGATTTCTgaccccttcttccacctcctcgagTTTTACGTGCACGCCGATGCACCCCTCGCCTGCCGACTGCCCGCCCGGCCCCCGCCGCATATCGAAGTCGTAGGCCAGCGACAGCCCGAGCAAGAATACATCCCTCTGGTTTTTGCGCTCGCGGGGACGCTGCAGCTGAGCCACATGCACATATCTACCCACATGAATGTTTTGCTGCACAGCACGCCCAAGCAACATGTCCATCCACACGACAGCGGTGTTCTGGATTCTGCAACAGCATACTCGACGAGCCCCTTGACACATATGGAAGGCGGGGACACTGTGAGACTGGTCATTGGAGACCCGCTGCCTTTCAAGTTCAGTGTCAGGTGGTTCCCTACTCCTGCCCTGCCAAAAACTGAGGGAAGAGTCGAGTGGCAGGGGATGGGAGGGCATATATATGCTTCCACAGTGTTTTATTCACTGCTGTCCTTTGGGGCCGGAGTTGTCGTGGCGGGTGCGTACTTCTTTGGAGTCATATTGCCACAGCGGTTGAAGGGGAGAACGCTGGGAGGCGCGACACCGTTAGGATACGGCGTTGGAGTCGGGAATGGATGGGGTTactctggtggtggtcagaAGAGAGCTATTGACTGA